From Peptoanaerobacter stomatis, one genomic window encodes:
- a CDS encoding histidine phosphatase family protein → MKEIYLIRHAETVMNKEMRFSGILDCELSEQGYEQLKQLKQKMQEYDIQQCYCSPLKRAYLTAKSFFDNPVKVENLHEMDFGDIDGMKFTDVEKNFPSLARDMLSEKREFEFPNGESREQLRKRATQAFNDILAKDTNDSIAIVSHSCVIRAIISQEMVGDYSFSWKIQIGNCSITKLQKYSNNTILNFLNR, encoded by the coding sequence ATGAAAGAAATATATCTTATAAGACACGCTGAAACGGTTATGAATAAAGAGATGAGATTTTCCGGCATACTTGATTGCGAGCTAAGCGAGCAAGGCTACGAGCAACTCAAACAGTTAAAACAAAAGATGCAAGAGTATGATATACAGCAATGTTACTGCTCACCTCTTAAAAGAGCCTACCTTACAGCCAAGTCTTTTTTTGATAATCCGGTAAAAGTTGAAAATTTGCATGAGATGGATTTTGGAGATATAGACGGTATGAAGTTTACGGATGTGGAAAAAAATTTTCCCTCTTTGGCAAGAGATATGCTCAGTGAAAAGCGTGAATTTGAATTTCCCAATGGAGAAAGCAGAGAACAACTAAGAAAGAGAGCTACGCAGGCATTTAATGATATACTTGCAAAAGATACAAATGATTCTATAGCTATAGTATCGCATTCTTGTGTTATAAGAGCGATTATATCTCAAGAGATGGTCGGAGACTATTCTTTTTCTTGGAAAATACAGATAGGAAATTGCAGTATAACGAAACTTCAAAAATATTCAAACAACACTATATTAAATTTTTTAAACAGATAA
- the cobS gene encoding adenosylcobinamide-GDP ribazoletransferase: protein MERLKGAISFLTILPIRSNIEDEKEFSKIMAFFPIVALILGIIYCSISNLVYNFADSLFFSSVIYVLSSIIFTGGLHYDGLADSCDGLFSGREKDKILEIMQDSRIGTFGVLGIIVNVLLKLGIVYIFIQYAILNFAIFSVIFSRTMQIIYAYFGNYPKKNGMGNFFVGKIGRGTLRLAVTLDIIIVLILSLFIRGYGFSFVLITFIISFIISFSIMLGIKHMIYKKIGGITGDILGFIAEISENIFMLVFFVVYNII, encoded by the coding sequence ATGGAAAGATTAAAAGGCGCTATAAGTTTTTTGACAATATTACCCATTCGAAGCAACATTGAGGACGAAAAAGAATTTTCTAAGATTATGGCTTTTTTTCCCATAGTTGCTTTAATTTTGGGTATCATTTATTGCAGTATATCCAATTTGGTCTATAATTTTGCAGACAGTCTATTTTTTTCGTCTGTAATTTATGTGCTTAGCAGTATAATTTTTACAGGAGGACTTCATTATGACGGTCTTGCTGATTCTTGTGACGGGCTGTTTTCCGGCAGAGAAAAAGATAAGATTTTAGAAATTATGCAAGATTCTCGGATAGGAACTTTCGGAGTTTTGGGGATAATAGTAAATGTGCTTTTAAAATTAGGCATAGTGTATATTTTTATTCAATATGCTATTTTAAATTTTGCCATATTTTCTGTTATTTTTTCAAGAACTATGCAGATAATATATGCTTATTTCGGGAATTATCCGAAAAAAAACGGCATGGGGAATTTTTTTGTAGGCAAGATTGGAAGGGGCACTTTAAGGCTGGCTGTCACCTTGGATATAATAATAGTTTTAATATTGTCTTTGTTTATCAGAGGATATGGATTCAGCTTTGTGCTGATTACCTTTATTATAAGCTTTATCATATCTTTTTCGATAATGCTTGGAATAAAACATATGATATATAAAAAAATAGGTGGTATAACAGGCGATATATTGGGATTTATAGCCGAAATATCTGAAAATATATTCATGCTTGTTTTTTTTGTAGTTTACAATATTATTTAA
- the recA gene encoding recombinase RecA — translation MADKKKQIKREEVVDKKKALEDVLARIEKDFGKGAIMLLGENTKMNVETISTGSVGLDKAIGVGGLPKGRIIEIYGPESSGKTTVALHCVAEAQKVGGSAAFIDAEHALDPVYAKALGVDIDSLLISQPDTGEQALEITDVLVRSGGVDIVVVDSVAALVPKSEIEGDMGDTFIGLQARLMSQALRKLAGHINRSKTVVIFINQLRANINSVGFGGPNETTTGGRALKFYSSIRLDVRRIGSVKQGEEIIGSRVKVKVAKNKVAPPFKLCEFDIMYGKGISQAGEILDIAIATKIVKKAGAWFSYGERKLGQGRENVKKLLEEDIDLLEELKEKINEFEVLPDLKQEEKLGKDIENDELDIELEEEAIDEE, via the coding sequence ATGGCTGATAAAAAGAAACAGATAAAAAGAGAAGAAGTGGTTGACAAGAAAAAAGCTCTTGAAGATGTGCTTGCCAGAATAGAAAAAGACTTTGGAAAAGGTGCTATAATGTTGCTTGGAGAAAATACTAAGATGAATGTGGAAACTATATCCACAGGTTCGGTAGGTCTTGATAAAGCAATAGGCGTAGGCGGGCTGCCAAAGGGAAGAATAATAGAAATATACGGACCTGAATCATCAGGTAAAACTACGGTGGCACTTCATTGTGTGGCAGAGGCACAAAAAGTAGGAGGATCTGCGGCATTTATAGATGCTGAGCATGCACTTGATCCTGTATATGCAAAAGCACTTGGCGTTGATATAGATTCATTGCTTATTTCACAACCGGATACCGGAGAACAGGCACTCGAAATAACAGATGTACTTGTTAGAAGCGGCGGTGTAGATATAGTGGTAGTTGACTCTGTAGCTGCATTAGTTCCTAAAAGTGAAATAGAAGGAGATATGGGAGACACTTTCATAGGACTTCAAGCAAGACTTATGTCTCAGGCGCTTAGAAAGTTGGCAGGACATATAAATAGATCAAAGACGGTAGTAATATTTATAAATCAACTTAGAGCAAATATAAATTCAGTAGGATTTGGAGGTCCTAATGAAACTACAACAGGAGGTAGAGCGCTCAAATTCTATTCATCTATAAGATTGGACGTAAGAAGAATAGGTTCAGTAAAACAAGGCGAAGAAATTATAGGAAGTAGAGTAAAAGTAAAAGTGGCAAAAAACAAAGTTGCACCTCCTTTTAAGTTATGTGAATTTGATATAATGTACGGCAAAGGAATATCACAGGCAGGTGAGATACTTGACATTGCAATAGCTACCAAAATAGTAAAAAAAGCAGGAGCATGGTTCAGCTATGGAGAAAGAAAATTGGGACAAGGAAGAGAAAATGTAAAAAAATTACTCGAAGAAGATATAGATTTGCTTGAAGAGTTAAAAGAAAAAATAAACGAATTTGAAGTATTACCTGATTTAAAACAAGAAGAAAAATTAGGCAAAGATATAGAAAATGATGAATTGGATATAGAGCTTGAGGAAGAAGCAATAGACGAAGAATAA
- the pgsA gene encoding CDP-diacylglycerol--glycerol-3-phosphate 3-phosphatidyltransferase, protein MNTPNKLTILRMILVPFFLVSFYIEIKNLGSSLIISTIIFVIASITDFFDGYLARKYNLVTDFGKFMDPLADKILVAAAMICLVGASRMPAWMAVLIISREYAISILRAIAASSGKVIAASSGGKIKTVTQIIAIIMLLLNIQFAMYVMIIAVVATFYSGVEYIYINRHLLTY, encoded by the coding sequence TTGAATACCCCTAATAAACTTACAATTCTAAGAATGATTTTAGTACCATTTTTCTTAGTATCGTTTTATATAGAGATAAAAAATTTGGGCAGTTCTTTGATAATATCTACAATAATATTTGTAATAGCATCAATAACAGATTTTTTTGACGGCTATTTGGCAAGAAAATATAATCTTGTAACAGATTTCGGAAAGTTTATGGATCCCCTTGCCGATAAGATATTGGTTGCGGCAGCTATGATATGCTTGGTGGGAGCGTCAAGAATGCCTGCATGGATGGCTGTGCTCATAATATCAAGAGAGTATGCAATAAGTATATTAAGAGCAATAGCTGCGTCTTCGGGCAAAGTAATAGCTGCATCCTCAGGCGGAAAAATTAAAACAGTCACACAGATAATAGCCATAATTATGTTACTTCTCAACATTCAGTTTGCTATGTATGTTATGATTATAGCGGTAGTTGCCACATTTTACTCAGGAGTAGAATATATATATATAAACAGACATTTGCTCACATATTGA
- a CDS encoding bifunctional adenosylcobinamide kinase/adenosylcobinamide-phosphate guanylyltransferase, translated as MSRIITVLGGISSGKSNFAQSLAYDMGKKRAYIATAEITDDDMNLKVQKHIASRGNDWLTFENFAGIDNLIISQFDNYDTALLDCVTNMINNLMYHSKIDFETCDNDIFEKFCTDVKNYVQKILNSMKNSKCKFVIITNEIGLCVIPANRYTRRFVQLHGEINQIFTQISDEVYFVVSGTCMKIK; from the coding sequence ATGTCAAGAATTATAACCGTACTTGGTGGAATTTCAAGCGGTAAGTCAAATTTTGCACAAAGTTTAGCCTATGATATGGGTAAAAAAAGAGCATATATAGCAACTGCTGAAATAACAGATGACGATATGAATTTGAAAGTACAAAAGCACATAGCAAGCAGAGGCAATGATTGGCTTACATTTGAAAATTTTGCAGGCATAGACAATTTGATAATAAGTCAATTTGACAATTATGATACAGCTTTGCTTGACTGTGTTACAAATATGATTAATAATCTTATGTATCATAGCAAAATAGATTTTGAAACTTGCGATAATGATATATTTGAAAAATTTTGCACAGATGTAAAAAACTATGTGCAAAAAATACTGAATTCTATGAAAAATTCAAAATGCAAATTCGTTATAATAACTAACGAAATTGGGCTTTGTGTAATACCTGCAAACAGATACACAAGGCGATTTGTACAATTACACGGAGAAATCAATCAGATATTTACTCAAATATCTGATGAAGTGTATTTTGTAGTATCAGGTACTTGTATGAAAATAAAATAA
- a CDS encoding EXLDI protein: MKYEEIKLNISNDKISNYKVFKGMKLYSEIFKSEDEKKLINKRVFVTPKGNYVYYERTDINWNYWSDKTRYDSSFELSDIKHNIVFEVSTELTKFTKYLGEEVVKKIMFKEKNGEIVEVLDI, encoded by the coding sequence ATGAAGTATGAAGAAATTAAATTAAATATTTCAAATGATAAAATTAGCAATTACAAAGTATTTAAAGGGATGAAGCTGTATTCTGAAATATTTAAATCAGAAGATGAAAAGAAGTTAATAAATAAAAGAGTATTTGTAACTCCAAAAGGAAACTATGTTTATTATGAAAGGACAGATATAAATTGGAACTATTGGTCAGATAAAACAAGATATGATTCGAGTTTTGAATTAAGTGATATAAAACATAATATAGTATTTGAAGTATCAACAGAATTGACTAAGTTTACAAAATATTTAGGAGAAGAAGTAGTCAAAAAAATTATGTTTAAAGAAAAAAATGGAGAAATAGTAGAAGTACTGGATATTTAG
- a CDS encoding Cof-type HAD-IIB family hydrolase, with product MFEIKKKIVISDMDGTLLRSDKTISQKTIETVNELRKNNIDFTIATGRIYPVVLETVKTMNIKKPLILCNGALLQDPITEEVYFSKLLEDDIVHKILKTADESGCYFYYYTKDSICAKDLKYTAKYYYEMNKTIKQEKKINIYLSLNLVNERKSNIYKVVVLEENVEKLKQVKQEMKKYDEYIDIVSSYWNNIEIVAKGVSKGAGVKFFAEKFDYEIENIMCIGDEENDESMLKVAGFPVAMGNASENMKKIAQYITSSNDNEGMSEAILKFAEL from the coding sequence ATGTTTGAAATAAAGAAAAAAATAGTGATAAGCGATATGGATGGAACACTTCTTAGAAGTGACAAGACAATATCACAAAAAACGATTGAAACTGTAAATGAACTTAGAAAAAATAATATTGATTTTACAATAGCTACAGGCAGAATTTATCCTGTGGTTTTGGAAACTGTAAAAACAATGAATATAAAAAAGCCTCTCATATTATGTAATGGGGCACTTTTGCAAGATCCTATAACGGAAGAAGTGTATTTTTCAAAACTGTTGGAAGATGATATAGTGCATAAAATATTGAAAACCGCTGATGAGTCGGGTTGCTATTTTTATTATTATACAAAGGATTCCATATGCGCAAAGGATCTTAAATATACAGCAAAATATTACTATGAGATGAACAAAACCATAAAACAAGAAAAGAAAATAAATATATATTTGTCTCTAAACTTGGTAAATGAACGAAAATCGAATATATACAAAGTTGTAGTATTGGAAGAAAATGTAGAAAAATTGAAACAAGTAAAGCAAGAGATGAAAAAATATGACGAATATATAGATATTGTATCATCATACTGGAATAATATTGAAATAGTAGCAAAAGGTGTATCAAAAGGTGCAGGCGTAAAGTTTTTTGCGGAAAAATTCGACTATGAGATAGAAAATATAATGTGTATAGGCGATGAAGAAAATGATGAATCTATGCTAAAAGTGGCAGGGTTTCCGGTTGCTATGGGAAACGCATCGGAAAATATGAAAAAAATAGCCCAATATATCACATCAAGCAATGATAATGAGGGTATGAGTGAAGCTATATTGAAGTTTGCAGAGCTTTAA
- a CDS encoding TerD family protein: MAISLSKGQKVDLTKGNPGLSTVVVGLGWDTNKYDGGSDFDLDASAFLQDSGGKVRRETDFIFYNNLKDPSGAVQHLGDNRTGEGEGDDEQIRIELTKVPADVMKIAFTVTIHEAEQRAQNFGQVSNSFIRVFNEENNEELIRYDLGEDFSIETAVVVGELYRYQGEWKFSAIGSGFQGGLAALCKNFGLEV; this comes from the coding sequence ATGGCTATAAGTTTATCAAAAGGTCAAAAAGTAGATTTGACAAAAGGCAATCCGGGATTGTCAACTGTTGTTGTAGGTCTCGGTTGGGACACTAACAAATATGATGGAGGAAGCGATTTTGACCTTGATGCGTCTGCATTTTTACAAGACAGTGGTGGAAAAGTAAGAAGAGAGACAGATTTTATATTTTACAACAATTTGAAAGACCCTTCCGGAGCTGTACAACACCTTGGTGATAATAGAACAGGTGAAGGTGAAGGTGATGATGAACAAATAAGAATAGAGCTTACTAAAGTTCCTGCAGATGTAATGAAAATAGCATTTACAGTTACTATCCATGAGGCTGAGCAAAGAGCGCAAAATTTCGGTCAGGTATCCAATTCTTTCATAAGAGTATTCAATGAAGAAAACAACGAAGAGCTTATAAGATACGATTTAGGTGAAGATTTTTCTATAGAAACTGCAGTAGTTGTAGGAGAATTATACAGATATCAGGGAGAATGGAAGTTCAGTGCGATAGGTAGCGGTTTTCAAGGCGGGCTAGCAGCACTTTGCAAAAATTTCGGTTTAGAAGTATAA
- the plsX gene encoding phosphate acyltransferase PlsX, translating into MRIAIDTMGGDFAPQAQINGALESIKELGVDVVLLGDENVINDFLKTKTYDKTKVSVVHCSENITNDDKPVISIKKKKNSPMVLGCNMLVEGKADALVSSGSTGALLTSGMLITGRIEGIQRPALTTVYPKTNGATVLLDVGANAQCKPEHINQFAFMGYAYAKAVLNLENPKVGLINIGTEEKKGSQTYIDSYQMLKDNKFINFIGNVEARDIPSTEADVLVCDGFTGNIVLKLSEGLVIHMMKLIKNSFMSSLKSKIGALLVKSSLKNMKKSLDYEEYGGAILLGTNGTVIKAHGSSNEKAFKNAIKQAKKIYDADLVKSIKQFAAENKAKNEDKTEE; encoded by the coding sequence ATGAGAATAGCCATAGATACTATGGGAGGAGATTTTGCTCCGCAAGCTCAAATTAACGGAGCATTGGAGTCTATAAAAGAGCTTGGCGTTGATGTAGTGCTGCTTGGAGATGAAAATGTAATAAACGACTTTTTAAAAACAAAGACATATGACAAAACAAAAGTTTCAGTGGTGCATTGTAGCGAAAATATAACTAATGATGACAAACCTGTAATCTCTATAAAAAAGAAAAAGAATTCACCTATGGTGCTTGGCTGTAATATGCTTGTTGAAGGTAAGGCGGATGCGTTGGTATCATCAGGCAGTACAGGTGCATTACTTACAAGCGGTATGCTCATCACAGGAAGAATAGAGGGAATACAACGTCCTGCACTTACAACTGTTTACCCAAAAACAAATGGTGCCACTGTTTTGCTTGACGTAGGAGCAAATGCGCAATGCAAACCGGAACATATAAATCAATTTGCATTTATGGGATACGCATATGCAAAAGCTGTACTGAATTTAGAAAATCCTAAAGTTGGTTTAATAAACATAGGAACTGAAGAAAAAAAGGGTTCACAAACATATATAGACTCATATCAGATGCTGAAAGACAACAAATTTATAAATTTTATAGGAAATGTTGAGGCAAGAGATATACCGAGTACAGAGGCAGATGTACTTGTTTGTGACGGTTTTACAGGAAATATAGTGTTAAAACTTTCAGAAGGTCTTGTCATTCATATGATGAAGCTCATAAAAAACAGCTTTATGTCATCTCTGAAATCAAAAATAGGTGCTTTACTCGTAAAATCATCTCTGAAAAATATGAAAAAATCACTTGACTATGAAGAATATGGAGGAGCTATACTGCTTGGAACAAACGGAACAGTTATAAAAGCACATGGCTCATCAAATGAAAAAGCTTTTAAAAATGCAATAAAACAGGCAAAAAAAATCTATGATGCCGACTTGGTAAAGTCAATAAAACAATTCGCTGCAGAAAATAAAGCTAAAAACGAAGACAAAACGGAAGAATAA
- a CDS encoding TerD family protein produces the protein MSINLQKGQKVDLTKDNPNFSNIVVGLGWDPVRENKGLFGGLFGGSAPQIDCDASVIMLEDGDRFIRKEDLIYFGNLKGEGINHTGDNLTGDGDGDDEQIIVKLNEVPQRIKKLVFVVNIYDCIKRKQHFGMIQNAFIRIVDKSNGKEFLKYNLSDNYNEKTALIAGEIYRHNGEWKFAAIGEGTRDASLSDLVRKYI, from the coding sequence ATGTCTATAAATTTGCAAAAAGGACAAAAAGTAGATTTAACCAAAGATAATCCCAATTTTTCAAATATAGTTGTAGGCTTGGGATGGGATCCTGTAAGAGAGAATAAAGGCTTATTCGGAGGTTTATTTGGAGGTTCTGCGCCACAAATAGACTGCGATGCGTCTGTAATAATGCTTGAAGATGGGGACAGATTTATAAGAAAAGAAGACCTTATATATTTCGGCAACTTGAAGGGCGAAGGTATAAATCATACAGGAGACAATCTTACAGGTGACGGAGACGGCGATGACGAGCAGATAATAGTAAAATTGAATGAAGTACCTCAAAGGATAAAAAAACTTGTGTTCGTTGTCAATATTTACGACTGTATAAAGAGAAAACAACATTTCGGTATGATACAAAATGCTTTTATCAGAATAGTCGACAAGTCAAACGGAAAAGAGTTTTTGAAATATAATTTATCCGACAATTACAACGAAAAGACAGCATTAATTGCCGGAGAAATATACAGACACAACGGAGAGTGGAAATTTGCAGCAATAGGCGAAGGAACAAGAGATGCCTCTCTATCAGATTTGGTTAGAAAATATATTTAA
- a CDS encoding tRNA (cytidine(34)-2'-O)-methyltransferase codes for MSLNIVLFEPEIPANTGNIIRTCVCTNTVLHMIRPFGFSMSEKMIKRSGMDYIQYADIRYYDSFEEYYEKYDKEKMYFFTTKARHKHSDVVYKDGDHLIFGPESRGLPEKIRSINEQNNVRIPMLFNEHVRSLNLSNSVAIGLFEALRQIDYKEFL; via the coding sequence ATGTCACTTAACATAGTGTTATTTGAACCGGAAATACCTGCAAATACGGGGAATATCATAAGAACTTGTGTTTGTACAAATACTGTTTTGCACATGATAAGACCGTTCGGCTTTTCTATGAGCGAAAAGATGATAAAACGCTCAGGAATGGACTATATACAATACGCTGACATAAGATATTATGACAGTTTTGAAGAATATTATGAAAAATATGACAAGGAGAAAATGTACTTTTTTACTACAAAAGCAAGACATAAGCACAGTGATGTAGTATATAAAGACGGTGACCATCTGATATTCGGGCCTGAGAGCAGAGGATTGCCGGAAAAAATAAGAAGCATAAATGAGCAAAACAATGTGAGGATACCTATGCTTTTCAACGAACATGTACGCTCTCTCAATTTGTCAAATTCTGTAGCGATAGGTTTATTTGAAGCATTAAGACAGATAGACTACAAAGAGTTTTTATGA
- the rimO gene encoding 30S ribosomal protein S12 methylthiotransferase RimO has translation MQEKFILESLGCSKNLVDAEEMVYILNKNGYEMTEDINEATIAIVNTCGFIETAKEESIDTIFEIARYKQENLKYLIVTGCLAQRYYKELKEKIPEVDAFLGTTSYDTIYNVIKGLEIGQDNSLILNADRKLDHTKKKILTDNYYAYVKIAEGCDNSCTYCIIPRLRGRYKSRGIEEIITEVQDLASQGIKEIILIAQDTSKYGLDIYKEKKLPELLRKLSEIDGIKWIRFLYTYPEDITEELVQEVKNNDKVCSYFDIPIQHANDRILKLMNRSTDKSEIISKIKLIRDNIEDAIIRTTLITGFPSESEDDIDELEDFIRDIKFNKLGVFAYSQEEGTKAGKMKEQIDEDVKKQRQDRIMNVQYEIANRLNESYIGKIFTAIIDEVYEDYVVARSYMDVIEVDTVIYVTTDKKHKKGDFIKVLITDTLEYDLKAEEV, from the coding sequence TTGCAAGAAAAGTTCATTTTAGAATCATTAGGCTGTTCCAAAAACTTGGTGGATGCCGAGGAAATGGTCTACATTCTCAATAAAAACGGATATGAAATGACAGAGGACATAAACGAGGCTACAATAGCTATAGTAAATACCTGCGGTTTCATAGAAACAGCCAAAGAAGAATCAATAGATACGATATTTGAAATTGCAAGATATAAACAGGAAAATCTAAAATATCTCATCGTTACAGGTTGCCTTGCACAACGATATTATAAAGAGTTGAAAGAAAAAATCCCCGAAGTTGACGCATTTTTAGGTACAACATCTTATGATACGATATACAACGTGATAAAGGGTTTGGAAATAGGACAGGATAACTCTCTTATATTAAATGCCGACAGGAAACTTGATCACACCAAGAAAAAGATACTCACAGACAATTATTATGCTTATGTAAAAATAGCGGAGGGTTGTGACAACAGCTGTACTTATTGTATAATACCGAGACTCAGAGGAAGATATAAAAGCAGGGGTATTGAAGAAATAATAACGGAAGTGCAAGATTTGGCAAGTCAAGGAATAAAAGAGATAATTTTGATAGCACAAGATACTTCAAAATACGGATTGGATATATATAAAGAGAAAAAACTGCCTGAGCTTTTAAGAAAATTGTCAGAAATAGACGGTATAAAATGGATAAGATTTTTATACACATATCCGGAAGATATAACGGAAGAATTGGTACAAGAAGTTAAAAATAATGACAAAGTCTGTTCATATTTTGACATACCTATCCAACACGCAAACGACAGGATTTTAAAACTTATGAACAGAAGTACGGACAAGAGCGAAATAATATCAAAAATAAAGTTGATAAGAGACAATATAGAAGATGCTATAATAAGAACCACTTTAATTACAGGCTTTCCAAGCGAAAGTGAAGACGATATAGATGAGCTTGAAGATTTTATAAGAGATATAAAATTCAACAAGTTAGGAGTATTTGCATATTCTCAAGAGGAAGGCACAAAAGCCGGAAAAATGAAAGAGCAGATAGATGAAGATGTGAAAAAACAAAGACAAGACAGAATTATGAATGTGCAATATGAAATAGCAAACAGGTTAAATGAATCTTATATAGGTAAAATATTTACAGCAATAATAGATGAGGTGTATGAAGACTATGTTGTAGCACGCTCATATATGGACGTTATTGAAGTGGATACTGTAATATATGTGACTACAGATAAAAAACATAAAAAAGGTGATTTTATAAAAGTGCTGATAACAGATACCTTGGAATATGATTTAAAAGCTGAGGAGGTGTAG
- a CDS encoding arsenate reductase family protein, giving the protein MLLFIQYPKCTTCQKVKKFLDDNKIKYIDRNIVTDNPTKEDLEKFIKIGNLDIKKLFNTSGMKYRELGLKDKLKTMSDDEKLEILATDGMLVKRPLLVGDDFVLTGFKQELWADKLKL; this is encoded by the coding sequence ATGCTATTATTTATACAATATCCGAAATGCACAACTTGTCAAAAAGTAAAAAAATTTTTAGATGATAATAAAATAAAATATATAGATAGAAACATAGTTACAGACAATCCTACAAAAGAAGATTTAGAAAAATTTATAAAAATCGGAAATTTGGATATAAAAAAATTGTTCAATACAAGCGGTATGAAATACAGAGAGTTAGGCCTGAAAGATAAGCTGAAAACTATGAGTGATGATGAAAAATTGGAAATATTGGCAACAGATGGTATGCTTGTAAAAAGACCGCTTTTAGTTGGAGATGATTTTGTTCTTACGGGATTTAAGCAGGAGCTTTGGGCTGATAAATTGAAATTATAA
- a CDS encoding TIGR00266 family protein, with product MKYEILYKGAFPLIRAILSQGEMIKAESDAMVSMSSTVDVEGSMEGGVLKGFTRMLAGEKFFFQRLTAKRGDGEVLLAPSLLGDVIDVELDGTYSLRVQKDGFLAGTQGIEVDTKVQNLSKGLFSGEGFFILNVSGKGTVFLSSYGSIHSINLEAGQEIVIDNNHLVAWPDHMEYKIEKAASGWISSFTSGEMLVCRFRGPGNILIQTRNPKGFAGWIRQFIPAK from the coding sequence ATGAAATATGAAATATTATATAAGGGTGCATTTCCTTTAATAAGAGCCATTCTTAGTCAAGGTGAGATGATAAAAGCTGAATCAGATGCTATGGTTTCCATGTCTTCAACAGTTGATGTAGAAGGAAGTATGGAAGGCGGAGTATTAAAAGGTTTTACAAGAATGTTGGCAGGAGAAAAATTTTTCTTCCAAAGACTGACTGCTAAAAGAGGAGACGGAGAAGTGTTATTGGCACCGTCTTTACTTGGAGATGTAATAGATGTAGAGCTTGATGGAACTTATTCATTAAGAGTTCAAAAAGACGGATTTTTGGCAGGAACACAAGGCATAGAAGTTGACACTAAGGTGCAAAATCTTTCAAAGGGGTTGTTCTCAGGAGAAGGCTTTTTCATTCTTAATGTTTCAGGAAAAGGTACAGTATTCTTGAGCTCTTACGGTTCAATACATAGCATAAATCTTGAGGCTGGTCAAGAAATAGTAATAGACAACAACCATCTTGTTGCATGGCCTGATCATATGGAATATAAAATAGAAAAAGCTGCTTCAGGCTGGATATCAAGTTTTACTTCAGGAGAGATGCTTGTTTGTAGGTTTAGAGGTCCAGGAAATATACTTATTCAAACTCGAAATCCTAAGGGTTTTGCAGGCTGGATAAGACAATTCATTCCTGCAAAATAA